CGTAAGCCCCAAGTGAGGAAAGTTTTCAGCTCGGCCACGCCGAACCCGAACCCAAGCCGCTTTTCAGCCCCACACATACTTAGGTGGGCTGGGAATCGTTGGCGCTGGCCCTGCCGATCCAATGGTCGAAGTGCCTGACTGCTCCCCGTGCGTATAGTAGGTGTGAGTATGCGGATGGGAATGCGAGTGCGCTCCGGCATCGACTACCACCACAACGTTATCCACTGAGCTGCGTTCCAAGTCATCCATATGGGAGTGGGTGGGGGGCTTCTTGTGGTGGTTCGTTGTGGCCACCTCTAcgacgacatcgtcatcgtccaGAGTGTGCGGACTGTGGGAGGCCAGCACCAGCGGATTGTTGATCCCCCACGACGGTGGATGCAGATAGTGTGGATAATTTGAATAAATTTCAGCCCGTATGCGGTCATCATAATCATCGTCGTCGGAGTCCTCCTCATCGCCGTCGACGTCGGCATCGCCATTAGCATCTGCGTTGTCGTCGTCCGTCTCGTTCTCCTCCTGGTTCCCATCCTCGGGATCCTCTCGTGCCTCATTGTTTGGCTCGTCGTGGTACTCTATGTTGTTGGACATGAGCTCGGTGGTGCCATTGAGGCTGTGCGAAGGATGTTTCTGCTTCGGTTTGGGCCTCGGTCTCGGcttcggtttcggttttgctttcggtttcggttGCTTCATTTTGGGCAGACCGTTGGGGAAAAATATTATTCTATCTGCAAAGAGCCGGCAAAAGGGGGTGCGGATTGGTGGTGATGCAAGGAAGGGCATGCGTGCGGTGCGGGGAACAGAAGAGacaaaaaagagagagagaatcgTTTAGTGCCGCAGAGGTGCAAATTGTTGTAGCTGCTTCTCCATTAAAATAACAGTGTGCAACAGTGTGGGTTGTGGGTTTATTCGAAGTGTGCGAGTATTTAATTAGTGCAATTAGTGCGCGCTCTTATAATgtaatacaatatacaatataatATTATCTGGCGGATCGCTCTACTCGTGGGTGCTCTTAATCCATTAGTGAGTGCAGTGCTCTAGAAGCGGGGACATggttgaaaatgaaattatgTTTTGGCGTGATAAAATCAAAGCATTTAACTGACTGACAGGAGGATAGGAGAACAGGAGGATATAGAGGAAGGGGAGTCCTGTATGGAACTGTATGAAGCCCTGTGGTTCTTGAGAAAGTAGAGACTGTCTctctgtgggtgtgggtggcTGTTAGTGTGTGGGTTAGATATAGTAGTAGTGTTAGTAGTAGTAGAGCTTTAGCTAGAGTTTGAGAGCGGTTAGATAGTTCTAGAAGTGTTCGAGTGCAATCAATCTAAAGCACAGACTCGGTTTGGTTTCGGTGGCAGTTTACTTAGCATGTGACTAAATATAGTTTATGGGCTGGCTTAGTGAGATCTTTTTTAAGACTTACTGCTACTACATACTTTGATGGTGACAGATacagaaggagagagagagatatatagagagagagatagtttACGGTGACTTCAAACACGGCAGCTTGGATTTACATTGATATATTGTAGGTATTTATGGCATATTGATATACATTCGTATACGTGATATTAACGATTACTGAGCATAGCTAATATTCATATTGTATATGGGGATATAAAGGCATATCGATTACAGTTTACTGATCGCAGAACATGGGTTTCTTTTGGTTGGGTTTTCTCTagtttggtttttattttttttttgttgatgcAGAAGCGTGCGATAGTTTTAGTTTCTGGTATTTGTTTAGGTTACTTAAATGTTTAGGCTAGTTTCGGGTTTTGAGCGTTTCACAAAGGTACATAAAACCGAAAGGAAAATTCCGAAAAAAAACGAAAccaaatgaaattaaaatCAGTTTCTTGGTACATAATAGTTTACGAGTACCATATGGATAAGAAAGGAACTCAAGAACTGTGTACCAGAGGTTGACAGATAGAAAATAGTTAGAGAGatatagagagagacacacacaTAAGAACAGAGGAtaatgaaaagaaaaacaataTTGTTTTCCACGATTTCGAGGCAATTTTTCACTCTCTCTTTGCTGTTGACGCGTTGTGGGGTTTGTGTTGTTattgcttgttgttgttgttattgttattgtagttgtatttgttgttgttgttatagTTGTGGTTGCAGTCGGTCAACAGTGGAACATCGGCAGACGAAACTTACCCACGCACGGATTGTGATTAACAATATTAAAGATACGATCACAGCGCTTTTTCATATGGTTGTTCGGACAGATGCACCCGAACATGGGCGAGAGACGGAGATTAGTCCAGGAATCGTGGCAGGCATCCCTGTAATGAATCAAGTTGGAAATAGTTTAACCATTTTCTCGTTTACCCTCGGATAACCGCAACCCCAACTCCCACCCCACAGCTAATTGAATTCATTTGGATTCCCCAAGCACCCCGAAAACCTCCAGAAACCAACACCGAAGCGACTTCCGCTTGGCGCAAGCAAAGTTTAAAATTGGCAATTACATCAAAAATGCATATACACACGGCACTGCAATTAATATTTTATCGCATAAGGTGGATCTCAGGCACCCGGGAGCCCCGACCCCGGAGAACCCCAGGTCCCCGAGCCAGACTGCTCGGCATGCGTGTCGAAAGTTTTAGGCGGCGCCGGGAGAGAGGACTTTAAGCCCAAGTTTCACAACTCCCAACAGGACTCCTCCCTCGTGCTCTCAACAGCCGCCGCAAAAAGTCATTTCGAGTTATTAAAACATTCAGAACGTTTGCATTCAAGTGTATCGAAGTCGGGCCAGGCCAGACTCAGAcgcggacccggacccggccCGGCCAGGAGGAAGTCGTGTCAGTAAGGATATGTGATGGCTAAAGGAAGCAGCAAGATGCCGGCAAGCAGGAAGTTTCATTTCGCCTTCTGTTCGCTCAACTTGACTCCTGTATACGCTGCTGTCTGCGTGCTCTCCTttctttctgtgtgtgtgtgtctgcagTGTTTTTTGCCAATAAAATCGAATATCGAAATTGAATGTTCAAAGAAGAAGGAAAGGAGGACTCTGCCTCCATTGGAAGGCAGGTGGTACGAATACGAGTTCAGCACCCCCTCGACTCCATTTTTGCTGGCTGGCACTGCCAATGCAATTTGCATTTACCGTTAACCATTAAGCGTTATGGCCAAGTCACGCCGTGGCTGTGTGGCAAGAGGCAAATCAATTTTCTTATTAAGCCAAACATTctttaattgaattttcattatttcaATTGGGATTATGGTGGGGTCTTGGCTGCCGTTTCTctaattttataattttttcgTACTTACTATTTTTGTCTTCTTATAATACGGAATATCAATGTTTATAACTGCTCGGAAGAACTTTATGTAAATAACTATACAAGAATTTGTATAGACGACCTTTACGAACATTTTAAAATATCCAAAATATGAACAAGTTCTAATAATTTTGTGTTCGTTCAGTAGGACAATTACCTGTTTTCCATTTTGCACTTATTGTCGCGCACTTTGCAAtgggttttgaagtcctcgaagAGCTTCAGGCATTTGCGCTCCTGCTGGCACACGGACAGTGCATGGTTGCACGTGGGCAATGCATCAATTGGATAGGGATCCTTTTCGGCTGTTCCGGGATGAACTAATTGGTAATCCAAAAAGACTAAGTCAAGCGGAAAACTTACCTTTCTTGAGGACAAATCCGCATGGATGATCGAAGAGAAAGTCCCGAAAGTGATTACAGTCGGGATCCATGCCGGGCTCCTTGCACAGGCAAGTGGGTCGAAAGAACTGAAAGGCCTGGAGGGTGCGCAGTGCGGCCTGGCACTTGGTGACAGTCACCGTGCTGCAGGACACTGCaaaagagagagtgagagggtGAGAGGTGTGCCAAGTGAGTGACAGTGGAAATATTGGGAGTGGGCGGATGGAAGTATATGCTTAATGATCTATAAATGGCAGCCATGCTTAAACTTTGACATGCTCTTTCTTGTTGTTCATTTCGTTTCGCTTCGTTTCGAATCGAATCGTTTGCTGGCTGCCAATTTGGCAGGAGGGCTGCACATCGATTACCAAGTGGTGGCCCATGACAGTTGTTATAAATGGCAGCGTAGCCAGACAACTACCAACCAGATCCAGACACATGTCATAATAAGAGCTAaaacggcaacaacaacagaaacagtATGAATAATTGAGTCTCCAAACAAAACGGTCGATTTAAGCGACCAATGAAGCGAGCCATGGACGTGGTCCGGATAATATTTTATAACATAATAAATTATGTTTCATATCACACAAGCACAAGAACGACATACGTATACGCAGGCACATGAGCATGTGACAGCTTATTGGAGCATATGACAACTACTACCAAACAAAAGGCAAACATCTGTTGGCCATCTATTGTCCTTTTGGCCATAAAACATAAGCCCTACTAATAAACTCGGCTACGCCAACACTTCACAAACATGACCAAGCACAGACACACCCTCCACCTATCCATACAGAGAGGGGAACAGACAGAAGGAGACCCGGACTCTCGTTTGGCTCGTCATAAGCCGTAAAATCGCCAAAAAGCAAAACAAGCAAACTGCCGGACAATGGGATCCGAGCATAATGGGAAGAGGAGAGTGGCCACGCCATGTGGTTCACGTCACTCATCCGACCCGTGCgcaacgcacacacacacacacataccccATACCCCATACCAATCCTCAACCTCAACTCTTGTGATTGCCCCACGACCCCACGACCATGGGGTCCAGTTCACTTCGGTCCGGTCCAGTCCAGACCAGTCCGGACATGATTATTTGCTAGTTGAACATAAAGTTGCTTCCGCCATGGGGGCCACATCGGAACATTGACATCGACTACGCAACAAGTGACATTTTTCACAGGCATCCATCATTTTTATGCCCCTGCCCTGATCCAACACTTTTTTGGGTGGTTTTTCGGGCCTTAGGTTTTCCACTGAGGGATAAATGAAATAATAGGAGTTAGGaaataatattatttattCCAGAAAGTATCCTTTAAAGGTGAGAGGATTTTAAACATTTTTCGCTTATGAAACTCTTGAAAGGATATTGGAAAACAATCGAAATTGTTGCTAATTATTATTCGTTCCTTCAAAAATAATCTTGTGAGTTTATTACTTTTGAGAACTGTGACAAGGTTGAAAGTCTAATCGATTTTAAAAAGCATTGCAATACTGAAAAATTGATTTTATAAtgccaataataatataatatttattaataaacaCCACTTCAAAGTGGACAAACCGTTAATAAGTAACACACCTCCTTTCTGAATTTAAGATTATTCTATACCCAAATGTTTTTTTTCAGTGTGTTCAGTTTTTCACTCTCAGTGGCCTCAATTAATACTCATTGGCTCTCCAATAGCAGTAGCTTTTGGTTTGCCACAGAGCTCGCTCTCCTCAGAATTCCCATTCCCGACTTAAGTTCTTAGTGCAtttgatggctggctggctaaCTAGTTCCAGCCAGCTCTTGACTACTGGGGCTCTGTGGCGGCTAGTGGCACCTTTGGCTTTGGTTTCGTTTGGTTTCGTCATTGCATGCTGGCCAGTCATAAAAAAATAAAGGCAAGGCGAGTGGTTTTTATGCTTCGTCGCCATCAACTGACGCCATttgctgtttgttgttgctgctactgccactggtgttttttttttgttttttgtatgtttttgtatttttttcattgccgtcgccgtcgccgtcgcagTCGCAGTAGCCGccgccattgccattgccctTGCCTTTTACTGTTATTGTTAAGTCCTCAATTCGTTTTTATTCGAAACGCGTTTCCGGTTGTTGAGTTGGTCGCTGAATTGGTTCAATGATTTCTTTGTTTGTTTGTAGTTGTGTTGGGCTTTTGTGAGTGCGAGTGTGAGAGCGCGAGTGTGACTTTGAGAGAGTGTATGTGCATGTGAGAGTGAGTGAATGGGTGAGTGTATGTGAGTGTATTTGATTTTTTTCCCCCCTGCTTTATTTGATTTTAGTTTGTTATTTGTTTTCCTTTTTGGTATTTTCTATTGCTTTTTCCTGGTTTTGGCTTTTTATTGCCCGGCTCTAGATGAAATTTATGAGTCATTTATTAAGTTTGGGGCATTCAAAGTCacataaattattattatcgAGCATATTAATTACGGTGAGACGCGTAAGGCAAATTGTGGACAGCTTGGCGTCTACCATCGATCCCCATTGGGGCTGTCAACGCCTTTTGTGGGTCTTTTGTGTTTGAGATATTTGTTCGTGCCCAGCGTTCCTGGGCATCCCACAGCCCGGCAGCCGGTGGCATTTCCTGAAGTCCTGGACTCCAAAATATGACGGCGCTGGGAACACATGTCCTTTGTGTCCATATTAAACAGGCGCAGAATGCACAATGTGCACTGCACGAGCTGCAGCATGTGCTGATTTTATTGAACCTTCGACAAGTACCCCCCATGGCTCAAAGTGAGTGCTGGGctctggcagtggcagtggaatGCCGAAAAATATGCCATGCAAAGGCACGACTGCTGCAGCTTCCGGCGAAGAGGAGAAACTATCAAAATATATAcggatacatacatacatatatgctcGTATTTATCGCCCAGCTGGGGCATTGAAGCTGCTTTTAAAGGCTTTTGACGGTCGTGCCGTAGCATATGAACAGCCAGCTCCGACGAGAGGAAAAACATAAAAAGgcgaagaaaaagaaaaacctgCATGAAATGCAATTATCATAAATATTCAGACAGTGTTCTCGCGTGCTTTCGGCTGCTTTAAGTCTGGTCCTGTCCTATTGCTCTTGTTTTATCCCTGTCTCATATCCATATTTGGGGGACATTTAAAGGACAACGCGACAGCCATTAACCTGAAGCGGCAAcagccaacaacaaaaagtaaTTTCACTTTTAAATGAAAAAGTTCAAAGTGCGTTTGTTTATGctacacacagacagacacacacatgAGAGAGTGAGAGACCCTGGACATAAAAACAAATGCCAAATGATTTCTCCTGTTTTCCATTTGGCTTTTTGTGGAATCCTCCCTGCTCTTTTCTGATCAAAATTAGACGCTGGCCAGCAATTGTAATCGTAACTTTTTATTGCGGACATGATGcgtttgcatttgcatttgcaattGAAATTGAATGGATGGGGAAGGAGAGCTGCTGCTTCTATTCGATGATGCCGAGGACACGGGACTTGCTGAGGAAGTCCGTGCGCTGCACATATGCCCCGGACATGGTGCGACGACCCGTGTAGGCCTGGCGACCGTGCAACACCCGCCAGTTGTCAAAGAGTACGATGCTTCCCGGCAGCAGCTTAAGgctccactgctgctgctcctcgcGGACAATTTGCATGAGCTGGCGGAGACTGTCATAGAAATCGGCCATCTCTGACTGAGGGACAGTATCGAATACGCCACGATCGTAGACATTGAGACGCAGCTGAACGAAATCCCCATTAAGCGGATCCACGCGGATAATGGGAGCCGTGAAACAATGGTGTTCTCCCTCTTCAATATACTCTCCAGGCACCTGGACACGACACAGGACTTCATAGGCGGGGGGAAAGCGACGGCGAAGCTCGTGGACCACATGCAGACCATCTACAAAGAAGTTCTCCCCACCTGTCCCGCCAGAATGTTCAATGCAGTGGAGGGCCTGCAGGCCAGCGGCATCGCAGAAGTACGTGTTGTCCGTGTGGGAGCCTAGATAGAGCTTTGTATAAGCCGTGTCGGCGTGATCTTGCTTATCGCTGAAGGTCCACATCTCGCCGAAGAAGGTCTTCATCAGGGGAAAGACGCAACGCAGAGCCAGCTCCGTCATTGTTGGTGTGGGCGCCACGTCATCGATGAACACAATGCCGTATCGAACCAAGGAGGCCACCAAAGACTTGACCACCTCGTCAGTTGCCACCAGCTGGGGCAGTGAGAAGCGCAGATGGCGCTCATTTTGCAAGACTATGCTGCGATTCCAGGGCGTCAGCGATGTGGACTTTGATCGACGCCTTATCACCCGCTCCAGCTGCGAATCGAAGATGAAGTCCAAGTCATAGTTTGACTGGTGGCCGTCGCTCCCTAAAAACCACAGATGTATTTCATCTTGATCTAGGCAGATCTTCTCACTTACACTGAACAAAGAACTTTTCCAATATATATTTGCTCTCCAGAGCCCGGACATCGACAGGTAGATCCAGTAGATCATAGCGCCGCTGATTTGTCTCCAAATTGAGACACTCCCCACAACGACAGTGATCCCGCAGCCAGAACTCGTTGATCTCTAGGCTTTCACCGGTCTTCGGGTGGTTTAATAGCAACATCTTGACATCAAGACAACATCCGACTGTTTCAGAGAGCAACAGCATACTAAAGTACGCTGATGAGAGCTGACTTGAGAGCCGATCTAACAGAAGCTTATCAGTGGAAGATTTTCCGGGTTTCTGCCATGACAGCGATAACCAAACAATTGATGGCAATCTGCCTGATTACACTACGAAACAATGCTTTCTATCAATGATTATATTTAGAATGTATTATTAAACAAATTAAACAATTAATGACCAACGTCACGTGCGTTTACCATGTGCTGACAGTATCTTTTCTTTGAGAGTTCATTCTGAAGCTATAATGAATATTCGATACGCCCTAAAAATCTATACTAATTTGAGAGAAATGAAGAACACACAAATCGATGCTCGATTCTAGACATACCAAAATTATACTCGGAGCATATGCAAAACAAGTACATACCTCTTATATAAATTGGCAGTAATAATATTTCCTACAACTTAGCGATAAATCAGTTTTAAGTGTTATTTTTAGAGAACCATAATACTCGGCAAATGTGTAAATAACTGTGAGGATATTACGAGTTTTCTGATATCTGATCTTTATTCTTTCTCCTCTGGATGGATGCGCCATTTAgaattattagtattattcTCATGTGGGATTCCACAGTAGGGTGCATCCGTATTGGATGATACAGGTTAATATTAGGTTAGGTTACCCCAAATGTTAGGGGGTATACTTTTTGCAATTAAATCATTAACAAAAAGTGCTATATTTCCAATGGTTCAAATGCAGAAAAATGTATTCTTCAATGAAATATTTGTTTCATCTTGACAGCAGAAGCATAGGAACACTTTCACTTTGATATGAGTAATCGCAGTAGGCATAAAGATAACACTCTGAATATCCAGGAATAAATTTCCATTCAATCATTTGGAATTTTTGAGCAGTCGCAATACAATTTTGGGTAAGAAAAAAAGTGAAAAATTAAACACTAGCTAAAGAAaacatttttgtttgttcaaAATCCGTAGCACTCGTTTTCCGTTCAATCATTTCGAATTGTTACAGCTTACAAGGAATCTGATTTGAAATTTGTAGTAGCCAAGGAGAAATTAAAATCAGTTTTTTTTATAGAAATAAAAATGAAGCCCATAAAGACTTCCTGGGCCGATGAGGTGGAGGCGGATTACATGGATGGCCTGCCACCTTCAAAGGAGTACACTCAGGGCAACTTGAAATTTGTGACCGAGTACAAGTACAACGAGGACGGCAAGAAGGTGAAGGTAGTCCGTACCTATAAAATTGAGAAGCAGACCGTGCCCAAGGTCGTGGCGCGCCGTCGCAACTGGTCGAAGTTTGGGGACTCCCTTCTGGACAAGCCGGGTCCCTGCTCGCAGACCACAATGGTCGCCGAGGAGGTTCACATGGTCTTCATAAGTTCCAAGGAGCTCGAGCAGGCCCAGGACCAAGAACCTCAGATGGAGCCGGGAAAGAAAATCGCAAGGTGCCGCATCTGCAATGGCGAGCACTGGTCCGTGAACTGCCCCTACAAGGGCACATCCATGGATAGTAAGACTTTGATGGAGAGCAAGGCCACAGCGGCGGCTGACGCTGCCGTCAGCGATGCTTCAAAAACGGGAAAGTATGTGTCGCCGTTCCTCAAGGAGGGCGGATGCGCGATCGGTGGCGGTATCGGGGCCAAGCCCTGGGTCCGAGAGCGCTCGGCTGTGCGCATCTCCAACCTGTCCGAGTCGATGACCGAGGCCGATCTGGAGGAGCTGGTGAAGAAGATCGGACCCCACACCAAGTTGTATCTGGCACGCGAGAAGAACACTGGTCTTTGCAAGGGATTCGCCTACGTGCACTTCAAGTTCCGCCAGGATGCCGCTGCTGCCATCGAGATTCTCAACGGCCATGGCTACGATCACTTGATCCTCTGCGTGGAGTGGTCCAAGCCACAGCCCTAAAGGGAATCGCCATTaactttaatttaattttcatacATTTTCCTTGTCTCCGTTGAGTCGAGCTGCGGCCACACCGCAAAAGAAATCgaaataaaatatatgtatggtCCAGAGAGCTCATTTCGTGCATGAGCCCAGACTAAAGCCGTTAATACTTCGTTTTAAATGCGATTTTTTTTCGCTGTATTTCCCGCAACCGCACAAAGGTGAAAGCCACTTAAATGGAAGCCAAGGTAGTGGGGGCTGCGACAGGGATTGGGGAAAGGAAAAGCTGAGAAATGCCGCA
This region of Drosophila miranda strain MSH22 chromosome 2, D.miranda_PacBio2.1, whole genome shotgun sequence genomic DNA includes:
- the LOC108157067 gene encoding trimethyllysine dioxygenase, mitochondrial; translation: MLLLSETVGCCLDVKMLLLNHPKTGESLEINEFWLRDHCRCGECLNLETNQRRYDLLDLPVDVRALESKYILEKFFVQWSDGHQSNYDLDFIFDSQLERVIRRRSKSTSLTPWNRSIVLQNERHLRFSLPQLVATDEVVKSLVASLVRYGIVFIDDVAPTPTMTELALRCVFPLMKTFFGEMWTFSDKQDHADTAYTKLYLGSHTDNTYFCDAAGLQALHCIEHSGGTGGENFFVDGLHVVHELRRRFPPAYEVLCRVQVPGEYIEEGEHHCFTAPIIRVDPLNGDFVQLRLNVYDRGVFDTVPQSEMADFYDSLRQLMQIVREEQQQWSLKLLPGSIVLFDNWRVLHGRQAYTGRRTMSGAYVQRTDFLSKSRVLGIIE
- the LOC108157069 gene encoding eukaryotic translation initiation factor 3 subunit G-2, whose translation is MKPIKTSWADEVEADYMDGLPPSKEYTQGNLKFVTEYKYNEDGKKVKVVRTYKIEKQTVPKVVARRRNWSKFGDSLLDKPGPCSQTTMVAEEVHMVFISSKELEQAQDQEPQMEPGKKIARCRICNGEHWSVNCPYKGTSMDSKTLMESKATAAADAAVSDASKTGKYVSPFLKEGGCAIGGGIGAKPWVRERSAVRISNLSESMTEADLEELVKKIGPHTKLYLAREKNTGLCKGFAYVHFKFRQDAAAAIEILNGHGYDHLILCVEWSKPQP